The following coding sequences are from one Arcobacter nitrofigilis DSM 7299 window:
- the lhgO gene encoding L-2-hydroxyglutarate oxidase — translation MHDYLIIGAGIIGLNIAKNLKERFPDSKILVIEKEPEVAMHSSGRNSGVLHAGFYYTANSLKAKFTKEGNLALKKFCKERNLKLNECKKVVVATNEDELIGLLELKNRGDANGVELQWLREEELNSLYPNVKTYEKALLCPSTATVNPKEVTKEFAKVIQELGVELLLDCKYISSSKDAVLTSKGEFYAKKVINCAGLYADKIARDYGFSKDYVIIPFKGVYLKDKTNVSQLRTNVYPVPNLANPFLGVHYTLTVDNESKIGPTAIPAFWRENYKGFDNFSLKEFLEVSYYELKLFITDAFSFRSLAFSEIKKYNFKYFKNLAMKLTKNMNHDGFNSWSTPGIRAQLLNKHTLELVQDFVVESDENSVHVLNAVSPAFTSSIPFANWVVEEHILK, via the coding sequence ATGCATGATTATTTAATAATTGGTGCTGGAATTATTGGGCTTAATATTGCCAAAAATCTAAAAGAGAGATTCCCTGATAGTAAAATCTTAGTTATAGAAAAAGAGCCTGAAGTTGCAATGCACAGTAGTGGTAGAAACTCAGGTGTTTTACATGCTGGGTTTTATTACACTGCAAACTCGCTTAAGGCTAAGTTTACAAAAGAGGGTAATCTTGCCCTTAAAAAGTTTTGTAAAGAGAGAAATCTAAAATTAAATGAATGTAAAAAAGTAGTAGTAGCTACAAATGAAGATGAATTGATTGGATTATTGGAGTTAAAAAATAGAGGTGATGCAAATGGAGTTGAGCTTCAATGGCTAAGAGAAGAAGAACTAAATAGTCTTTATCCTAATGTAAAAACCTATGAAAAAGCACTTCTTTGTCCAAGTACAGCAACTGTAAATCCAAAAGAAGTGACAAAAGAGTTTGCAAAAGTTATACAAGAGCTAGGAGTTGAGTTACTTTTAGATTGTAAATATATCTCTTCAAGTAAAGATGCAGTTCTTACAAGTAAGGGTGAGTTTTATGCTAAAAAAGTGATAAATTGTGCAGGTTTATATGCTGATAAAATAGCAAGGGATTATGGCTTTTCAAAAGATTATGTAATTATTCCTTTTAAAGGAGTATATTTAAAAGATAAGACAAATGTTTCTCAATTAAGAACAAATGTTTATCCAGTACCAAACTTAGCAAATCCTTTTTTGGGAGTTCATTATACTTTAACTGTGGATAATGAGAGTAAAATAGGACCAACAGCTATACCTGCTTTTTGGAGAGAAAATTATAAAGGTTTTGATAATTTTTCTTTGAAAGAGTTTTTGGAAGTTTCATATTATGAGTTAAAGCTTTTTATTACAGATGCTTTTTCTTTTAGAAGTTTAGCTTTTAGTGAGATAAAAAAGTACAATTTTAAATATTTTAAAAACTTAGCTATGAAACTAACTAAAAATATGAATCATGATGGTTTTAACTCTTGGAGTACACCAGGAATAAGAGCACAACTATTAAATAAACACACTTTAGAACTTGTACAGGATTTTGTAGTAGAATCAGATGAAAATTCAGTACATGTATTAAACGCAGTTAGT
- a CDS encoding lactate utilization protein — MQKLIDTLKSCGYDPHFVQTKEEAFDLAKTFIKEGMKVGLGGSVTVGEIGLLNYLANKKDITLYNQYELGISMEENTHRRRQGLVSDIFVTGINALTKDGKIVNADGSGNRVAAFCFGPKKILAIVGVNKIVENLEDGFKRVMEVAAVKNIDRMNKKAIEMGKKPSQNLNTIANKFTWVKADEKDRITIILINEELGY, encoded by the coding sequence ATGCAAAAACTTATTGATACGTTAAAATCTTGTGGTTATGATCCACACTTTGTTCAGACAAAAGAGGAGGCTTTTGATTTAGCTAAAACTTTTATAAAAGAGGGCATGAAAGTAGGACTTGGAGGTTCTGTTACTGTTGGAGAAATAGGTTTACTTAATTATTTGGCAAATAAAAAAGATATAACTTTATACAACCAATATGAACTTGGTATTTCAATGGAAGAGAATACACACAGAAGAAGACAAGGATTAGTTTCAGATATCTTTGTTACAGGAATAAATGCCTTAACCAAAGATGGGAAAATAGTAAATGCTGATGGAAGTGGAAATAGAGTAGCTGCTTTTTGTTTTGGTCCTAAAAAGATATTAGCAATAGTAGGTGTAAATAAAATTGTTGAAAATTTAGAAGATGGTTTTAAAAGAGTTATGGAAGTAGCTGCTGTTAAAAACATAGATAGAATGAATAAAAAAGCAATAGAGATGGGAAAAAAACCAAGTCAAAATTTAAATACTATTGCCAATAAATTTACTTGGGTGAAAGCAGATGAAAAAGATAGAATCACAATTATTCTTATAAATGAAGAGTTGGGATATTAA